From one Pontibacillus sp. HMF3514 genomic stretch:
- a CDS encoding LysM peptidoglycan-binding domain-containing protein, with protein sequence MKAEWSRLHYILLTLVIVAGIGVFVIAQDIFLSPANQELDRLESSLENEEKILQTLRTKEENQTKISFQSSREMQRKLPVLPVQDQVLISLDKAESLSNSFIQSIMMEQQESVNSELTENEDLSNEGTEEQSGQPDGKTTKVSGVRALTFNLEVISPEFPDLLSFLQELNRLSRLISIDAITFEDQDEGERLTHLVTFSAYYYPTLENLQDELPQYHYESPSNKDNPLDREDSVVTDQEPENDESGLEQETEDEQEVESQEETSDDEEEEVSQITQTHVVQSDDTLFSIIKSFYGTYNRSMAEQVKQVNGMNTDQVNKGSQIKLPILQGIDPSEKNIAVEGNKKLHKHVVQEDETLFRIIKEFYGTYSKDLADRVKSLNGLSSETVYAGEAVLLPAR encoded by the coding sequence ATGAAAGCTGAATGGTCTCGCCTCCACTACATTCTTTTAACACTCGTTATCGTAGCAGGTATTGGTGTATTTGTAATTGCACAGGACATCTTTTTATCACCCGCTAATCAAGAGCTAGATAGACTTGAATCGAGCTTAGAGAATGAAGAGAAGATTTTACAAACCCTTCGTACAAAAGAAGAAAATCAAACAAAGATTTCTTTTCAATCATCACGAGAAATGCAACGAAAGTTACCGGTTCTTCCTGTACAAGACCAAGTATTAATCTCTTTAGACAAAGCAGAAAGCCTTTCAAATAGCTTTATTCAAAGCATCATGATGGAACAACAGGAAAGTGTGAATTCTGAACTAACAGAGAATGAAGACCTTTCAAATGAGGGTACGGAAGAACAGTCTGGTCAACCTGATGGAAAAACAACCAAGGTTTCAGGAGTGAGAGCATTAACCTTTAACCTAGAAGTGATCTCACCTGAATTCCCTGACTTGCTATCCTTTTTACAAGAGTTAAATCGTTTATCACGGCTGATCAGTATCGATGCGATTACCTTTGAAGACCAAGACGAAGGAGAGCGCTTAACTCACCTTGTTACATTTTCAGCTTATTATTATCCAACTTTAGAAAACTTACAAGATGAATTGCCACAGTATCATTATGAGTCTCCTTCAAATAAAGATAACCCACTTGATCGAGAGGACTCAGTGGTTACAGATCAAGAACCTGAGAATGATGAGTCAGGGTTAGAGCAAGAAACAGAAGATGAACAAGAGGTTGAATCACAGGAAGAAACTTCTGATGATGAGGAAGAGGAAGTCTCTCAAATCACTCAAACACATGTAGTTCAGTCTGATGATACTCTCTTCAGTATCATTAAGTCCTTCTATGGTACGTATAACCGCTCAATGGCTGAACAGGTAAAACAGGTTAATGGAATGAATACAGATCAAGTAAACAAGGGAAGTCAAATCAAGCTTCCAATACTGCAGGGTATTGATCCTTCAGAGAAGAACATTGCTGTTGAGGGTAACAAAAAGTTGCATAAGCATGTGGTCCAAGAGGATGAAACACTTTTCCGTATTATTAAAGAGTTTTACGGAACATACAGTAAAGACTTGGCTGACCGCGTGAAATCTTTGAATGGACTATCCTCTGAAACTGTATATGCTGGGGAAGCTGTATTGCTTCCAGCACGCTAA
- a CDS encoding A24 family peptidase: MIFSLTLIGLTFGSFFNVVGLRLPLKQSFVHSRSQCPTCEYTLTWRDLVPVFSYLFLRGKCRRCRTKISPIYPIVELTTGVLFAHSYLVFGLHIELFISIIFISMLMIVFVTDITYMLIPDKLLFFFLPIFVILRIIHPLEPWWDSYIGGLAGLFTLALIIILSRGGMGAGDMKLMGVIGIVLGLQDTYLAFFFATLYGTVISGGLLLLKKIDRKQPIPFGPYIILGALTAYFFADSIVKWYVDTLW; encoded by the coding sequence ATGATATTTTCATTAACATTAATAGGCCTAACATTCGGCTCCTTCTTCAACGTAGTCGGACTTAGATTGCCACTCAAGCAATCGTTCGTCCATTCACGTTCACAATGTCCAACATGCGAATATACATTAACTTGGCGGGATTTAGTTCCCGTTTTTTCTTACCTTTTTTTACGCGGAAAATGTCGAAGGTGTAGGACCAAAATATCACCGATTTATCCGATCGTAGAATTAACTACAGGAGTTTTATTTGCTCACAGTTACCTTGTTTTTGGATTACATATTGAACTGTTCATCTCTATCATTTTTATTTCCATGCTCATGATCGTGTTTGTCACAGACATCACCTATATGCTCATACCCGATAAGCTGCTTTTTTTCTTCTTACCGATTTTCGTTATTTTAAGAATCATTCACCCACTAGAACCTTGGTGGGATTCTTATATAGGCGGTTTGGCTGGGTTATTCACATTAGCTCTTATCATCATCCTCAGTCGAGGTGGTATGGGGGCCGGAGATATGAAGTTAATGGGGGTTATTGGCATTGTTTTAGGACTTCAGGACACATATCTCGCTTTCTTTTTTGCAACACTCTATGGTACGGTCATAAGTGGAGGATTGCTTTTGTTGAAGAAGATTGATCGAAAGCAGCCGATTCCATTTGGTCCTTATATTATACTTGGGGCTTTAACGGCGTATTTTTTTGCCGATTCTATAGTAAAGTGGTATGTCGACACGTTATGGTAA
- the pilM gene encoding type IV pilus biogenesis protein PilM — MFGLHKSKKRVNIVLKDHVIRYMESDSAGLQGVTNFGEKYLPLGVIEEGKVKDPTTLELILDELVRVRRWKGKKLYFCVPDASVVIRPQLVSLDLAEEEIKGYLYMQLGDQIHLPFERPVFDYKLLGEKEGQQEILMFAYPEDRIRTFEEVFKDSDLKPMVADLSALSLYRLYYSLDKAKQKDHLLSLQWNVDSIVLTVFHECRPQFIRYMRTSLDGEFWQEDEEGDAGLVWTDEKSTLEGYEKDQLREVERIMSFYRFSVTKGEANVTNILLSGDWPNMEELYEHCKERFDIPVEWLDLQPTHGQELASLPPRFADVYGLSIKA; from the coding sequence TTGTTTGGATTACATAAATCAAAGAAACGCGTGAATATCGTATTAAAAGACCATGTGATTCGTTATATGGAAAGTGATTCAGCCGGCTTACAAGGCGTTACGAACTTTGGGGAAAAGTATCTTCCTTTAGGCGTGATTGAAGAGGGGAAAGTGAAGGACCCAACTACGCTCGAGCTTATTTTAGATGAGCTTGTGCGTGTTAGACGTTGGAAGGGGAAGAAACTCTATTTTTGTGTACCTGATGCCTCTGTTGTTATTCGTCCTCAACTCGTTTCACTAGATTTAGCAGAAGAAGAGATTAAAGGGTATTTATATATGCAACTTGGTGATCAAATCCATCTCCCATTCGAACGACCTGTTTTTGATTATAAATTGTTAGGTGAAAAGGAAGGGCAACAGGAGATTCTCATGTTTGCCTATCCAGAAGACCGAATTCGGACGTTTGAAGAGGTTTTTAAGGATTCGGATTTAAAGCCAATGGTAGCAGATTTATCAGCTTTATCGTTGTATCGACTCTATTATTCTCTTGATAAGGCAAAACAGAAGGATCATTTGCTTTCACTTCAATGGAATGTCGACTCGATTGTATTGACGGTATTTCATGAGTGTCGTCCGCAATTTATTCGCTATATGAGAACAAGTTTGGACGGTGAGTTTTGGCAAGAGGATGAAGAAGGAGATGCGGGTCTAGTCTGGACGGATGAGAAAAGCACATTAGAAGGCTATGAAAAGGATCAGTTACGTGAAGTAGAACGCATAATGAGCTTTTATCGTTTTTCTGTTACAAAAGGTGAAGCAAATGTGACCAATATATTATTATCTGGTGACTGGCCCAATATGGAAGAGTTATATGAGCACTGCAAAGAGAGGTTTGATATCCCTGTAGAGTGGCTTGATCTACAACCTACACACGGACAAGAGCTGGCTTCTTTACCACCACGATTTGCAGATGTATATGGACTTTCTATTAAAGCATAG
- a CDS encoding PilN domain-containing protein: MTMIVEINLLEEKEKRNIVPFMIAFVGIFLLLATMIAIGLQKQAIEAKQEDFQREIQSIQKEQEGYKNILRDETQADRRQLQQAVDQVEESIFPSVSLLERMISLLPERGYFERYIYTKDNNLQLIVRFDSLQEVAAYTNTLLQEEAISNVELSNITTEQISEQYDPLEYRPRYIANYEVDIDEAQWKEEVDQDES; this comes from the coding sequence ATGACGATGATTGTAGAAATTAATCTACTTGAAGAAAAAGAGAAACGAAACATCGTCCCCTTTATGATCGCTTTTGTTGGCATATTTTTACTTTTGGCGACAATGATTGCGATCGGACTGCAAAAACAAGCAATTGAGGCAAAACAGGAAGATTTTCAACGGGAAATCCAAAGTATTCAAAAAGAGCAAGAGGGATATAAAAATATTCTACGAGATGAAACACAAGCGGATCGAAGACAGCTTCAACAAGCAGTAGATCAAGTGGAAGAGTCCATCTTTCCTTCCGTTTCATTATTAGAACGGATGATCTCACTGTTACCTGAGCGTGGGTATTTTGAACGCTACATATATACAAAAGATAATAACTTACAGCTTATTGTTCGTTTTGATAGTTTGCAAGAGGTTGCAGCTTATACGAATACGTTGTTGCAAGAAGAAGCGATAAGTAACGTCGAATTGAGTAATATCACTACAGAACAAATAAGTGAACAGTATGATCCATTGGAATATCGACCTCGCTATATAGCCAATTACGAGGTTGATATTGATGAAGCACAATGGAAAGAGGAGGTAGATCAGGATGAAAGCTGA
- a CDS encoding competence type IV pilus major pilin ComGC, whose amino-acid sequence MVNKLRKIFKNEKGFTLVELLAVIVILGIIAAIAVPSIAGIIDNTKQDAHEANGIAMIEASRLALASGYEGATADEYTLGELVNNGFLESVPSHPDGGSYSESNSKVEITVQASGPDSFEVTLNDGSDIFTDKTVNDLQQ is encoded by the coding sequence ATGGTTAACAAACTAAGAAAGATATTTAAGAACGAGAAAGGTTTTACATTAGTAGAATTATTGGCGGTTATTGTGATTTTGGGTATAATTGCGGCGATTGCTGTGCCTAGTATTGCAGGGATTATTGACAATACTAAGCAAGATGCTCATGAGGCTAATGGCATTGCGATGATTGAAGCTTCTAGGCTTGCTCTTGCAAGTGGATATGAAGGAGCAACTGCAGATGAATATACATTAGGAGAGCTTGTAAATAATGGTTTTTTAGAGAGTGTACCTTCTCACCCTGACGGTGGCAGTTATAGTGAATCTAACAGTAAAGTTGAAATTACTGTTCAAGCAAGTGGTCCAGATTCATTTGAAGTAACATTAAATGATGGTAGTGACATATTTACAGATAAAACAGTAAATGATCTTCAACAATAG
- a CDS encoding SPOR domain-containing protein — MDKGNKISVRINGEDTYLDRKEDSEAQKEVQMAQDEQASAIEDWMEEQEKQKKKASNDHDVHSNSNSKSNDISVLERTYPIKNNRFGVPKTIKRMVMAGASAVLIGVDLGYMMLRLFAGMEAPEASSSTAYQDDVTQQEAASGKKTTNEDSSTQGETTADKGNGGQAVAASKSTMTFPTVSAFVVQAGIFSTKEKAEIMQSAIATKGFKSYVWPRDGQFYLFAGVAGSKAEAEQIATLLKAQQVEVYVKDWSVSGTEKNVAQPEGEWVQTGANEWQTLLNPAASLITSGSGDAGTLVKPISSLKSTIPENITEQAAPLQQSYNQYLSAIQSYQTNQTNANLWAIQVSLLRVWYGYEQYVQ; from the coding sequence GTGGACAAGGGTAACAAAATTTCTGTACGCATCAATGGCGAAGATACGTACCTCGATCGTAAGGAAGATTCGGAAGCTCAAAAAGAAGTCCAAATGGCTCAAGATGAACAAGCCTCAGCGATTGAGGATTGGATGGAAGAACAAGAGAAACAGAAGAAGAAGGCATCGAATGATCATGATGTTCATTCGAATTCTAATTCTAAATCGAACGACATCTCAGTTCTGGAGCGAACCTATCCCATTAAGAATAATCGATTCGGCGTTCCCAAAACGATCAAGCGAATGGTTATGGCTGGGGCTTCAGCCGTCTTAATTGGGGTGGATCTAGGATATATGATGCTCCGTCTTTTTGCAGGTATGGAAGCACCTGAAGCTTCATCATCAACCGCTTATCAAGACGATGTCACTCAACAGGAAGCGGCTTCTGGTAAGAAGACGACAAATGAAGATTCGTCTACCCAAGGTGAAACGACTGCAGATAAGGGGAATGGGGGACAAGCTGTAGCTGCCTCTAAATCCACTATGACATTTCCAACAGTAAGTGCTTTTGTTGTTCAAGCTGGAATTTTTTCCACGAAAGAAAAAGCTGAAATTATGCAAAGTGCGATAGCGACGAAAGGGTTTAAGTCCTATGTATGGCCTCGTGATGGACAATTTTATTTGTTTGCAGGTGTAGCAGGATCTAAAGCTGAAGCCGAGCAGATAGCTACTTTACTAAAAGCCCAACAAGTAGAAGTGTATGTTAAAGATTGGAGTGTGTCTGGTACTGAGAAAAATGTTGCTCAACCTGAAGGGGAATGGGTGCAAACAGGAGCTAACGAGTGGCAAACATTGCTGAATCCTGCAGCTTCTCTAATCACTTCTGGATCCGGAGATGCTGGAACCCTGGTAAAACCAATTAGCTCTTTGAAATCTACCATCCCAGAAAATATAACTGAACAAGCTGCTCCACTACAACAAAGCTATAATCAGTATTTAAGCGCGATTCAGTCCTATCAAACGAATCAAACAAATGCGAATTTATGGGCCATTCAGGTCTCTTTATTAAGAGTCTGGTATGGTTATGAGCAATATGTTCAATAG
- a CDS encoding type II secretion system F family protein has product MAYYKYKGRDVKGKLKQGRLKADSRREAVVKLRTDGVSVISIQELNSVLYKEIHLGQKIKIKDFVIYLRQFATLIEAGIPLVQATYILGEQTRSKPLQKALQSIAEDLEGGQSFSDAAETHRKVFPNLFVNMIRAGEAGGNLDEILNRMANYYEKQYNTRQKVISALTYPIVVGIIAIGIVIFLLSFVVPRFANMFVSFGGEVPPLTQFVLSMGDFFSVFWWLFILLPILIYAGMVYARKQSDSFAYYTDLIKLKIPLFGSLMQKAALSRMTRTLSSLFNSSVPVLQAVQITERVVDNKIIEGVLRHARNSLEKGESMAGPMEKHWIFPPLVTQMISVGEQSGALDQMLGKVADFYETELDHATDRIKTLIEPLMIGFLALVVGGIVASIAIPMFSIFEQIQ; this is encoded by the coding sequence ATGGCGTACTATAAGTACAAAGGCCGTGATGTTAAAGGGAAGTTAAAGCAGGGCCGTTTAAAAGCGGATTCAAGACGAGAAGCGGTTGTGAAACTTCGTACAGATGGTGTATCCGTCATATCCATCCAAGAGCTTAATAGTGTTTTATATAAAGAGATACACCTCGGACAAAAAATTAAAATTAAAGATTTTGTGATTTATTTGCGGCAGTTTGCCACGTTAATTGAAGCAGGAATCCCACTCGTACAAGCTACATATATTTTAGGGGAACAAACGAGGAGTAAGCCATTACAAAAGGCACTCCAATCGATTGCAGAGGATCTAGAAGGTGGACAATCCTTCTCAGATGCAGCAGAAACACATCGTAAAGTTTTCCCGAATCTGTTCGTCAATATGATTCGAGCAGGAGAAGCGGGCGGTAATCTCGATGAAATTTTGAATCGCATGGCTAATTATTACGAGAAGCAATACAATACGCGTCAAAAAGTGATTTCAGCTTTAACCTATCCGATCGTAGTTGGGATTATTGCCATAGGAATTGTGATTTTCCTCTTAAGCTTTGTCGTTCCACGCTTTGCGAATATGTTTGTGTCTTTTGGAGGAGAAGTACCTCCTCTAACCCAGTTTGTTTTAAGTATGGGTGACTTTTTTTCTGTATTTTGGTGGTTGTTTATTTTGCTACCAATTCTAATTTATGCAGGTATGGTATATGCGAGAAAACAGAGTGACTCTTTTGCCTATTATACAGATTTAATAAAACTGAAGATTCCTTTATTCGGATCACTTATGCAAAAGGCTGCACTATCCAGAATGACACGAACGTTAAGCTCATTGTTCAATAGCTCAGTACCTGTACTGCAAGCCGTTCAAATAACAGAGCGAGTGGTAGATAACAAAATCATTGAAGGTGTCCTTCGACATGCTAGAAACTCACTTGAAAAAGGGGAATCTATGGCTGGACCGATGGAAAAACACTGGATATTCCCTCCGCTTGTAACCCAGATGATCTCAGTAGGTGAACAATCGGGAGCATTAGACCAAATGCTTGGTAAAGTTGCAGATTTTTATGAAACAGAATTAGATCATGCAACGGATCGAATCAAGACCTTAATTGAGCCGCTGATGATTGGGTTTTTAGCCTTAGTGGTTGGGGGGATTGTTGCGTCTATAGCAATTCCGATGTTTTCTATTTTTGAGCAAATCCAGTAA